In Hamadaea flava, a genomic segment contains:
- a CDS encoding RNA polymerase sigma factor: MAEETDQARRDAALLIAVAGGDRDAFELLYRHYAPWLTLKLRHRCSDTALVDDVVQETFLSVWRTADGFRPQEGADVSGWLWRICSRRLADAVRGNSARRRLTHLLLGLRGDDERRDSAEDEVLTGLAHGDLGTALEKLPPELRDVLTATVLDGLTTREASARLDIPEGTVKTRALRARRRLTEELA, translated from the coding sequence GTGGCAGAAGAAACGGATCAGGCTCGGCGCGACGCCGCGCTGCTGATCGCCGTCGCCGGCGGCGACCGGGACGCCTTCGAGCTGCTCTACCGCCACTACGCGCCGTGGCTGACGCTGAAGCTGCGTCACCGCTGCTCGGATACCGCGCTGGTGGACGACGTCGTTCAGGAGACCTTCCTGAGCGTGTGGCGTACCGCGGACGGGTTCCGGCCGCAGGAAGGCGCGGATGTCAGCGGCTGGCTGTGGCGGATCTGCTCACGCCGCCTCGCCGATGCCGTACGCGGCAACAGCGCACGCCGACGCCTGACGCATCTGCTCCTCGGACTGCGCGGCGACGATGAGCGACGCGACTCGGCCGAGGATGAGGTGCTGACCGGCCTCGCACACGGCGACCTGGGCACGGCGCTGGAGAAGCTGCCACCGGAGTTACGCGATGTGCTGACCGCGACGGTGCTGGACGGCTTGACCACCCGGGAAGCGTCGGCGCGACTCGACATCCCCGAAGGCACGGTCAAGACTCGAGCGCTGCGGGCGCGGCGGCGGCTGACCGAGGAGCTCGCATGA
- a CDS encoding ABC transporter ATP-binding protein, protein MPDEPSTADVRQVSVSFRGRRALDQVSFRLHGGVTGLLGPNGAGKTTLLRTLATALAPDSGELSVLGHDPREATGRLAIRRRLGYLPQNPGFHPQFTARDFVDYVAILKEIVDRAARRREVQRVLAVVGLADQQNKRMKALSGGMRQRVALAAAILGEPDLLILDEPTVGLDPEQRLRFRELIAELGESRTVLLSTHQTDDVAALCRRVIVLDSGVTSFDGPPAGLVAVATDRVWTSNERDGSALAGWRTGDGVFRNIGDPPPGAALATPTLEDGYLLLLEGKTAASLGTVR, encoded by the coding sequence ATGCCCGACGAACCCAGCACGGCGGACGTCCGCCAGGTGTCCGTGAGCTTCCGTGGCCGGCGAGCCCTCGATCAGGTCTCGTTCCGGCTCCACGGCGGGGTGACCGGTCTGCTCGGCCCCAACGGTGCCGGCAAGACCACCTTGCTGCGTACGCTGGCCACCGCGCTCGCACCGGACAGCGGCGAGTTGTCCGTCCTCGGCCACGATCCTCGGGAGGCCACCGGCCGGTTGGCGATCCGGCGACGGCTGGGCTACCTGCCGCAGAACCCGGGCTTCCATCCGCAGTTCACCGCCCGGGATTTCGTCGACTACGTGGCGATCCTCAAGGAGATCGTCGACCGCGCCGCGCGCCGACGGGAAGTCCAGCGGGTCCTGGCCGTCGTCGGGCTGGCCGATCAGCAGAACAAGCGCATGAAGGCGCTGTCCGGGGGCATGCGGCAGCGGGTCGCCCTCGCCGCCGCGATTCTCGGCGAACCGGACCTGCTCATCCTCGACGAGCCCACGGTCGGTCTCGACCCGGAGCAGCGGCTGCGCTTCCGGGAACTCATCGCCGAGCTGGGCGAAAGCCGAACCGTCCTGCTGTCGACCCATCAGACCGACGACGTCGCCGCGCTCTGCCGGCGCGTGATCGTGCTCGACTCCGGTGTCACCTCGTTCGACGGTCCGCCCGCCGGGCTGGTCGCCGTCGCCACCGACCGGGTCTGGACCAGCAACGAGCGCGACGGCTCCGCGCTTGCGGGCTGGCGTACGGGCGATGGCGTGTTCCGCAACATCGGCGATCCGCCGCCGGGCGCGGCCCTGGCCACCCCTACGTTGGAAGACGGCTACCTGCTTCTTCTCGAAGGCAAGACCGCCGCGAGCCTGGGTACCGTCCGGTGA